One segment of Rhipicephalus sanguineus isolate Rsan-2018 chromosome 6, BIME_Rsan_1.4, whole genome shotgun sequence DNA contains the following:
- the LOC119397279 gene encoding uncharacterized protein LOC119397279 has translation MNSLRIATWNVSGFRDKAKQRRVMADAKQHSIDLLFLQETNFRSPLDVAHFRRDCQVEGFFSLTAARSCGVGVVFVSGRFRQKSQCVFGANGHTLFLDVLIDGRRFRFVNVYAPVTRTDTNNYFRELHDCLQEPLPYVLLGDFNCVVDSMRDVRGPGRGGSTYHARELVKMLRHLRLTDAWVHLHNDEFGPTRSSRTTDSRLDRV, from the coding sequence ATGAATTCGCTCCGCATTGCGACGTGGAACGTCAGCGGGTTCCGTGACAAGGCCAAGCAGCGTCGGGTGATGGCCGACGCCAAACAGCACTCCATCGACCTGCTGTTTCTTCAAGAAACTAATTTCCGGTCCCCTCTTGATGTGGCCCACTTCCGGCGGGACTGCCAAGTGGAAGGTTTTTTCTCCCTGACGGCCGCCAGGTCCTGCGGAGTAGGGGTTGTCTTTGTCTCGGGAAGATTCCGCCAAAAGTCTCAATGCGTCTTTGGGGCCAACGGGCATACTCTTTTTCTGGACGTCTTGATTGACGGGCGGAGATTCCGCTTCGTAAATGTGTACGCGCCCGTTACGCGGACGGACACAAACAACTACTTCCGGGAGCTCCACGACTGCCTGCAGGAACCCCTCCCATATGTCCTCctgggcgactttaactgtgtcGTCGACTCAATGAGGGACGTCCGAGGCCCAGGGCGCGGGGGCTCAACCTACCATGCCAGAGAGCTGGTAAAGATGCTCCGGCACTTACGGCTTACGGACGCATGGGTGCACCTCCATAATGACGAGTTTGGCCCGACCCGCTCGTCGCGCACCACGGATAGCCGGCTAGACCGCGTGTAG